GGAGATGACGATCAACATGGGGCCGCAGCACCCGAGCACCCACGGGGTGCTCCGGGTGATCCTCACCACCGACGGCGAGGTGGTGACCCGCGCGGTGCCTGACATGGGCTACCTGCACCGTGGGCTCGAGAAGATCGGGGAGCGCGTGACCTACGCCCAGTACATGCCGTTTACGGATCGTCTCGACTACCTCGCGGCGATGAACTGCAACTGCGCGTGGGCGTGGACCGTCGAGAAGCTGGCGAAGATCGAGGTCCCCGAGCGCGCCGAGTACCTGCGCGTCATCGTCTGCGAGCTGAACCGGATCTCTTCGCACCTGATCGCCTTCGGGTCGTTCACGGCCGACATGGGGGCGTTCACCCCCTTCCTCTACGCCATCCGCGAGCGGGAGCTGGTCAACGACCTGTTCGAGATGCTCTGCGGGAACCGGCTGACGTACAACTACGCGCGCATCGGAGGCGTCTCCGGCGACGCCCCTCCGGGCTTCCTCGAGAAGACGAAGGAGTTCCTCGACTACTTCGAGCCGAAGCTCGACGAGTACAACGAACTCATCTCCTACAACAAGATCTTCGTCAACCGGCTGGCGAACGTCGCGGTGATCTCCGCGGCGGACGCGGTCGGCTACGGGCTGACGGGCCCCAACCTGCGTGGTTCGGGCGTTCCCTTCGACCTGCGGAAGGACGAGCCGTACTCCATCTACCCGAAGTTCGACTTCAAGGTCTGCGTCGGCACCGGGGAGCGCGGCACGCTCGGCGACTGCTTCGACCGGTACATGGTGCGGATCAACGAGATGCGCGAGAGCATCAAGATCGTTCGGCAGGCGGTGGCGCAGATCCCCGACGGGCCGGTACTGGCGAAGGTGCCCCGCATCTTCAAGCCGCCGGTCGGCGAGGTGTATTTTCGCGCCGAGAACCCCCGCGGCGAGACCGGGATCTACCTGATCAGCGACGGCACCGTCAACGCGTACCGCCTCAAGATCCGCGCCCCCTCCTTCGTGACGATGAACATCTTCGAAACGATCACGAAGGGGCTGATGATCGCGGACATCGTCGCCGTCATCGGCAGCTTCGACATCATCCTTCCGGAGATCGACCGGTAACCGAATGGAAGAACTGGCCCAGTCCATCATAAGATCCGTCCCGCTGCTGGGGGGTGTTCCCCTGTGGACGATGACCCTGCTGCTGATCATGGCGTCGGCGGTCGTCATCCTCGTCTTCGCGCTGACGTTCGAGGGGGTGGGGTCGCTCGTCCTGCGCAAGGTGGCCGGAGACATCCAGGCGCGGATCGGCCCGAACCGGGTCGGCCCCAACGGCATGCTCCAGTTCCTCGCGGACGGGGTGAAGCTTGTCCTCAAGGAGGACATCATCCCCGC
The Deltaproteobacteria bacterium genome window above contains:
- a CDS encoding NADH-quinone oxidoreductase subunit D, with protein sequence MTINMGPQHPSTHGVLRVILTTDGEVVTRAVPDMGYLHRGLEKIGERVTYAQYMPFTDRLDYLAAMNCNCAWAWTVEKLAKIEVPERAEYLRVIVCELNRISSHLIAFGSFTADMGAFTPFLYAIRERELVNDLFEMLCGNRLTYNYARIGGVSGDAPPGFLEKTKEFLDYFEPKLDEYNELISYNKIFVNRLANVAVISAADAVGYGLTGPNLRGSGVPFDLRKDEPYSIYPKFDFKVCVGTGERGTLGDCFDRYMVRINEMRESIKIVRQAVAQIPDGPVLAKVPRIFKPPVGEVYFRAENPRGETGIYLISDGTVNAYRLKIRAPSFVTMNIFETITKGLMIADIVAVIGSFDIILPEIDR